In Methanomassiliicoccus sp., the following proteins share a genomic window:
- a CDS encoding PstS family phosphate ABC transporter substrate-binding protein, which produces MDKKIMYAAIAVIAVVVIAGLAVGLGSNNNAQKKTPVTEIGSDTMLELMQMCAEDFNADSTTASVSITGGGSGVGITKLIQNETDVAQASRAMTAAEAQNAIAQGVNALEFKVAIDGIAIITNSENTVTTLTLDQLASIYNGTYTNWNQVGGPDLTIVLYGRQPTSGTYQFFEEVVLKKGKTGASEYSAAMKQQTGNQQILSQVEQDPGAIGYVGVGYAKQGGSSVDVLSIQKNDTSTAYNALDESAVLNQSYSLARYLFLYTNGVPTGAVKDWMAYVLSTEGGQKIVTDAGFYPLPNDVQQEMISKLG; this is translated from the coding sequence ATGGATAAGAAGATCATGTATGCAGCGATCGCCGTGATAGCGGTCGTCGTCATCGCTGGGCTTGCCGTCGGCCTCGGCTCGAACAACAACGCCCAGAAAAAGACCCCTGTTACCGAGATAGGCTCGGACACCATGTTGGAGCTGATGCAGATGTGCGCTGAGGACTTCAACGCTGACAGCACCACAGCCTCCGTTTCCATCACCGGAGGCGGGAGCGGGGTCGGCATCACCAAGCTGATACAGAACGAGACCGATGTGGCGCAGGCCTCCAGGGCTATGACCGCTGCCGAGGCGCAGAACGCCATTGCCCAAGGTGTGAACGCATTAGAGTTCAAGGTGGCCATTGACGGCATAGCCATCATCACTAATAGCGAGAACACCGTGACCACCCTGACCCTGGACCAGCTGGCCAGCATATACAATGGAACGTACACCAACTGGAACCAGGTGGGCGGTCCCGACCTGACCATAGTCCTGTACGGCCGCCAGCCGACCTCAGGCACCTATCAGTTCTTCGAAGAGGTCGTCCTCAAGAAGGGTAAGACGGGAGCTTCTGAGTACTCTGCAGCCATGAAGCAGCAGACCGGAAATCAGCAGATCCTGTCCCAGGTGGAGCAGGACCCCGGGGCCATCGGCTACGTGGGTGTTGGGTACGCCAAGCAGGGCGGGAGCTCCGTGGACGTCCTGAGCATCCAGAAGAACGACACCTCGACCGCCTATAACGCGCTGGACGAGAGCGCCGTCCTGAACCAGAGCTATTCCCTGGCCAGGTACCTGTTCCTGTACACCAACGGGGTCCCCACGGGCGCCGTGAAGGACTGGATGGCGTATGTCCTATCGACCGAGGGAGGTCAGAAGATCGTTACCGATGCAGGCTTCTACCCTCTCCCCAACGATGTGCAGCAGGAGATGATCTCCAAACTGGGCTGA
- the pstC gene encoding phosphate ABC transporter permease subunit PstC, translating into MDLITHFTLLIIAGISFFVLILVFYTLVSNALPSFINFGNNEVTDLWNFLTGEIWRPSSDIYGIVPLVLGTLLVSLAASLIAIPIGIGTTIYISEIAHPRVRGILKPAIEVLAGIPSVVYGLFGLLILSPYIRDIFGVGSGTNALNGAIMLAIMMIPIMVSLSEDAINAVPRSLREASYALGANRWETMRAIVLPAALSGIVAAIILSIGRAVGETMVVLMCTGNSPQITANILDSVQAMTSAIAIDVGEVAGGSLHYHVLFAIGMILFLFTLVINFIADLIAARYSEAYR; encoded by the coding sequence ATGGACCTTATCACTCATTTCACTCTCCTTATCATTGCCGGGATATCCTTCTTCGTGCTGATCCTGGTATTCTATACTCTAGTCTCCAACGCTCTTCCTTCGTTCATCAACTTTGGCAACAATGAGGTGACCGACCTCTGGAACTTTTTGACCGGCGAGATCTGGCGTCCCAGCTCGGACATATACGGCATCGTGCCTCTGGTCCTGGGGACGCTGCTGGTGAGCCTGGCGGCCTCTCTCATCGCCATCCCCATCGGGATCGGGACCACGATATACATATCGGAGATCGCCCACCCCCGGGTGCGCGGCATCCTCAAGCCGGCGATCGAGGTCCTCGCCGGCATACCCTCCGTGGTCTACGGATTGTTCGGTCTGCTCATCCTCAGCCCCTACATAAGGGACATATTCGGCGTGGGCAGCGGCACCAACGCCCTCAACGGCGCCATCATGCTGGCCATCATGATGATCCCCATCATGGTGAGCCTCTCCGAGGATGCCATCAACGCCGTGCCCAGAAGCCTGCGGGAAGCGTCCTACGCCCTGGGAGCGAACCGCTGGGAGACCATGAGGGCCATCGTCCTGCCCGCAGCCCTGTCCGGGATCGTGGCCGCCATAATCCTTTCCATAGGCAGGGCTGTAGGGGAGACCATGGTGGTGCTCATGTGCACCGGCAACTCTCCGCAGATCACAGCCAACATCCTGGACTCTGTGCAGGCGATGACCTCGGCCATCGCCATTGATGTGGGCGAGGTCGCGGGAGGTTCCTTGCATTACCACGTGCTCTTCGCCATCGGCATGATCCTGTTCCTGTTCACCCTAGTGATCAACTTTATAGCGGACCTCATCGCCGCCCGCTACTCGGAGGCGTACCGATGA
- the pstA gene encoding phosphate ABC transporter permease PstA — protein sequence MNRKLKQNIYFGLFRISGWMVVAAIAVLIGYLVFYGIGAISWEFLTQAPRVGMSQGGIFPQILGTIYLMVLVLIISIPIGILSAVYLVEYQKNRFMKGVWRVVVHNLAGVPSVVYGLLGLGLFVLLLDMGASLIAAGLTLSILVLPIIIASTREALIAIPPSLREASMALGATKWQTVRHHILPYAMPGILTGVILSLSRAAGETAPIILVGAAFYMPNLPDSLFSAFQALPYHIYALATQTRIALTGPNLFGSALVLLMLVVGMNLVAIMLRNKYRKKYRW from the coding sequence ATGAACCGCAAGCTGAAGCAGAACATCTACTTCGGGCTGTTCCGGATAAGCGGGTGGATGGTGGTGGCGGCCATCGCGGTCCTGATAGGCTACCTGGTCTTCTACGGGATCGGCGCCATCAGCTGGGAGTTCCTCACCCAGGCCCCGCGGGTGGGCATGAGCCAGGGAGGCATATTCCCCCAGATCCTGGGTACGATCTACCTGATGGTGCTGGTGCTGATAATCTCCATCCCCATCGGCATCCTCTCAGCCGTGTATCTGGTGGAGTACCAGAAGAACAGGTTCATGAAGGGGGTGTGGAGGGTAGTGGTGCACAACCTTGCAGGGGTGCCTTCGGTAGTGTATGGCCTGCTTGGCCTGGGTCTCTTCGTGCTCCTGCTGGACATGGGGGCGAGCCTCATCGCTGCCGGTCTGACGCTTAGCATACTGGTGCTGCCGATCATCATAGCTTCCACCAGAGAGGCCCTTATCGCCATCCCTCCCTCGCTGAGGGAGGCGTCGATGGCGCTGGGAGCCACCAAGTGGCAGACGGTCAGGCACCACATCCTGCCGTACGCCATGCCCGGCATCCTGACAGGGGTAATACTGTCCCTCTCTCGGGCGGCGGGTGAGACCGCGCCGATCATACTGGTGGGTGCAGCGTTCTACATGCCTAACCTGCCGGACTCGCTGTTCTCCGCCTTCCAAGCACTGCCATATCACATTTACGCGCTGGCCACCCAGACCAGGATCGCGCTCACAGGCCCGAACCTCTTCGGCTCTGCTCTGGTGCTGCTCATGCTGGTCGTGGGAATGAACCTCGTGGCGATCATGCTTCGCAACAAATACCGTAAGAAATACAGATGGTGA
- a CDS encoding phosphate ABC transporter ATP-binding protein: MVIKVTDITVNQLNVHFDKAHALKDVSMKIGKNKITAIIGPSGCGKSTFIRCINRMNDLIPSARVTGDVHVDGTNIYDPRVDVTDIRKKIGMVFQKPNPFPKTIFENIAYAPRIHGTRRKEDLNRIVERSLRRAALWEEVKDRLNKSAYDLSGGQQQRLCIARTLAIEPEIILFDEPCSALDPIATAKIEDLLIDLKKDYTVVIVTHNMQQAARVADCTAFFYLGELIEYGSTRDLFEKPEKDLTEQYITGRMG, translated from the coding sequence ATGGTGATCAAGGTGACAGACATCACAGTAAATCAGCTCAACGTCCACTTCGACAAGGCTCATGCCCTGAAGGACGTAAGTATGAAGATAGGGAAGAACAAGATAACGGCCATCATCGGCCCTTCAGGCTGCGGGAAGAGCACGTTCATCCGCTGCATCAACCGCATGAACGACCTCATACCCTCGGCCAGGGTGACCGGGGACGTGCATGTGGATGGGACCAATATCTACGACCCCAGGGTCGATGTCACCGATATCCGGAAGAAGATAGGGATGGTGTTCCAGAAGCCCAACCCCTTCCCCAAGACCATCTTCGAGAATATCGCCTACGCCCCCCGGATCCACGGGACCAGGAGAAAGGAGGACCTGAACCGGATCGTGGAGAGGTCCCTGAGGAGGGCGGCGTTATGGGAGGAGGTCAAGGACAGGCTGAACAAGAGCGCCTACGATCTCTCTGGGGGGCAGCAGCAGAGGCTGTGCATAGCCCGGACATTGGCTATAGAGCCTGAGATCATACTCTTCGATGAGCCGTGCTCGGCACTGGACCCCATCGCCACGGCCAAGATCGAGGACCTACTGATCGACCTTAAGAAGGACTACACCGTGGTCATAGTCACTCACAACATGCAGCAGGCCGCTCGTGTGGCCGACTGTACAGCGTTCTTCTATCTGGGCGAGCTCATCGAGTACGGGAGTACCAGGGACCTGTTCGAGAAGCCGGAAAAGGACTTGACCGAGCAATACATTACAGGGAGGATGGGTTGA
- the phoU gene encoding phosphate signaling complex protein PhoU — translation MTTRMLFNEEMRSLNQEIIRMGDLAREMIKKGVQAFLENDADLRSKVEELDHQIYLTEQAIEKHCVEIVALHQPVAGDLRMVTTSLKIITDLNRIGRYGQDISELAGNGEGGKRMKKLVAVPLMAELVMGMVNDAIGSFVNRDDGMARGLFIRDDEIDSLWDSIFRESLTHMMEDPRNIGVGIHYILVARYLERIADHSCNIGDRVVFMVTGERMDPYAKKHHGETRPVRRSDDHDLVPTEGYYSTHLSEK, via the coding sequence ATGACCACCAGGATGCTGTTCAATGAGGAGATGAGGTCGCTGAACCAGGAGATCATCCGCATGGGGGACCTGGCCAGAGAGATGATCAAAAAGGGCGTCCAGGCCTTCCTGGAGAACGATGCGGACCTCCGCAGTAAGGTCGAGGAGCTGGACCATCAGATCTACCTCACCGAGCAGGCCATCGAGAAGCACTGCGTGGAGATAGTCGCCCTGCACCAGCCGGTGGCCGGGGACCTCAGGATGGTCACCACCAGCCTGAAGATCATCACCGATCTGAACCGCATCGGCCGCTATGGCCAGGACATCTCCGAGCTCGCCGGAAACGGAGAGGGGGGGAAGAGGATGAAGAAGCTGGTGGCCGTCCCCCTGATGGCAGAGCTGGTGATGGGCATGGTCAACGACGCCATCGGCTCCTTCGTGAACCGGGACGATGGCATGGCCAGGGGGCTGTTCATCAGGGATGACGAGATCGACAGCCTGTGGGACTCCATTTTCCGGGAGAGCCTCACCCATATGATGGAGGACCCCCGCAACATAGGGGTGGGCATCCACTACATCCTGGTGGCCAGGTACTTGGAGAGGATCGCCGACCACTCCTGCAATATCGGTGACAGAGTAGTGTTCATGGTCACGGGAGAGAGGATGGACCCTTACGCCAAGAAGCACCATGGAGAGACCAGACCGGTCCGGAGGTCCGATGACCATGACCTCGTGCCCACCGAGGGGTACTACTCCACGCACCTCTCGGAGAAATGA
- a CDS encoding DUF1638 domain-containing protein, producing MMRIGILGCDAIRHELDIVTAGDPDVVYREYLEFGLHLHPVELRKVILERIEALPAEVDVLFLGYGHCQALQGLPSQVKVPVIMLEHEDCIATLMSTERYHREKNNGGITWFYPAGWAEKGMPGLVHLFHLDCLEHEGYEPEFFLRMMLDGFSRILFIDTGIECVEQCRNNSERLAVDLGLRHESTSGSLQLIREAWELVKARGLEIDRSRKVSSDDGRPETRTGPLSDQDPPT from the coding sequence ATGATGAGGATAGGAATACTGGGCTGTGATGCGATCCGACATGAACTGGACATCGTCACCGCCGGCGATCCCGACGTGGTGTACAGAGAGTACCTGGAGTTCGGTCTTCACCTCCATCCGGTGGAACTGAGGAAGGTGATCCTGGAGAGGATCGAGGCCCTACCTGCCGAGGTGGACGTCCTGTTCCTGGGCTATGGACACTGCCAGGCGCTCCAAGGCCTGCCGTCCCAGGTCAAGGTCCCCGTCATCATGCTGGAGCATGAGGACTGCATCGCCACCCTCATGAGCACGGAGAGGTACCACCGCGAGAAGAACAACGGGGGCATCACCTGGTTCTACCCTGCGGGTTGGGCCGAAAAAGGGATGCCGGGATTGGTCCATTTGTTCCACCTGGACTGCCTGGAGCATGAGGGATATGAGCCCGAGTTCTTCCTCAGGATGATGCTGGATGGTTTCTCCCGCATCCTTTTCATCGATACCGGCATCGAATGCGTGGAGCAGTGCAGGAACAACTCTGAGCGGCTTGCGGTCGACCTTGGGCTGAGGCATGAGTCGACCTCCGGGTCGCTTCAGCTCATCAGGGAGGCCTGGGAACTGGTGAAGGCCAGAGGGCTGGAGATAGACAGGTCCAGGAAAGTCAGCTCAGACGATGGTCGACCGGAGACAAGGACCGGTCCCCTGTCCGATCAAGATCCTCCCACGTGA
- a CDS encoding isoprenylcysteine carboxylmethyltransferase family protein, whose protein sequence is MFELHPRVWSEGTAQAIALVMLVGTMVGALLLSIWSGFLRREDNVLTSRSPGPVMRWTWPAVVATLHLWSLGVLLLPDLFYLTPKLPVIVPGLVQGLGVVLWASSGMIILWSTQVMGRAMRPQVLVSREQQLVTRGPFRWVRHPVYAGNIIVGLGMALTFLSIPCLLLTIIASMIALRRTYIEEEMLSSPLAFGTEYERYRACTGRFLPRRSR, encoded by the coding sequence TTGTTCGAGTTACACCCTAGAGTGTGGAGCGAGGGGACGGCACAGGCCATCGCGTTGGTGATGCTGGTGGGTACAATGGTGGGGGCCTTGTTGCTGTCGATATGGAGCGGCTTCCTCCGGCGGGAAGATAACGTTCTTACCAGCAGGAGTCCGGGACCGGTCATGCGCTGGACATGGCCCGCAGTGGTCGCGACGCTCCATCTGTGGAGCCTGGGTGTGCTTCTCCTACCCGACCTGTTCTACCTCACCCCCAAGCTACCGGTGATAGTTCCCGGCCTCGTGCAGGGGCTGGGGGTGGTGCTATGGGCATCGAGCGGCATGATCATACTGTGGTCGACCCAGGTCATGGGAAGGGCCATGCGCCCTCAGGTCCTGGTGTCCCGGGAGCAGCAGCTGGTGACCCGGGGACCGTTCCGATGGGTCCGCCACCCCGTGTACGCTGGCAACATCATCGTGGGGCTCGGCATGGCTCTTACATTCCTCAGCATCCCCTGCCTTCTCCTGACCATCATCGCATCTATGATCGCTCTCCGCCGGACCTACATCGAGGAGGAGATGCTGAGCTCTCCCCTAGCCTTCGGTACTGAGTACGAGAGGTACAGAGCGTGCACGGGGAGGTTCCTCCCCCGCCGCTCCCGCTGA
- a CDS encoding SdpI family protein → MGWTSLLLGLSSLIVGLVVVLISIPMARGKVAMNHTYGVRLAKSFESEENWDRLNRYGGRQLIFGGIALMLLGIIFFFLDMDSNPDYVILLGLTPLLLLIPALRIASYAKKM, encoded by the coding sequence GTGGGATGGACCTCCCTGCTGCTGGGACTGTCCAGCCTCATAGTAGGCCTGGTGGTGGTCCTGATATCGATCCCCATGGCGAGAGGTAAGGTAGCTATGAACCACACCTACGGCGTCCGGCTGGCCAAGTCCTTCGAGAGCGAGGAGAACTGGGACCGGTTGAACCGCTACGGCGGGCGCCAGCTCATATTCGGGGGCATCGCCCTCATGCTCCTCGGCATCATTTTCTTCTTCCTGGACATGGACAGCAATCCGGATTACGTCATCCTGTTGGGATTGACCCCGCTCCTGCTCCTCATCCCCGCCCTGAGGATAGCATCATACGCGAAGAAGATGTGA
- a CDS encoding isocitrate/isopropylmalate dehydrogenase family protein → MVDAKAIENAKEHFGKILEEQLKRVEAMRSGQDWTDYTNLQRVKIGICGGDGIGPYISRSAQKVLEVMLQDEIGSGKVEIRVIEGLTIENRVKVMKAIPDEVLAEIKECHVVLKGPTTTPKKGDPWPNIESANVAMRRELDLFANVRPVKVPELGVDWMFFRENTEGSYVLGSKGVNVTEDLAIDFCVATSQGSDRIIRLAFDYAAKNGIDKVSVVTKANVIKTTDGKFLNTAVEVAKDYPGVKWDDWFIDIMTAKLIDPYRRSDFKVIVLPNLYGDILTDEAAQIQGGVGTAGSANIGKRYAMFEAIHGSAPRMVDEGRAQYADPSSMIKATAMLLNHIGFVDKARRLEMALEVCIQYEKRKVMTGRSNGATGDEFAQYVLDTVNDPDLESKWKGYQRSS, encoded by the coding sequence ATGGTCGATGCTAAAGCGATCGAGAATGCCAAGGAGCACTTCGGCAAGATCCTCGAAGAACAGCTGAAGAGGGTCGAGGCCATGAGGTCCGGACAGGACTGGACCGATTACACCAACCTGCAGAGGGTCAAGATCGGCATCTGTGGAGGGGACGGCATAGGGCCGTACATATCCCGATCTGCCCAGAAGGTCCTAGAAGTGATGCTCCAGGACGAGATAGGTAGCGGCAAGGTGGAGATCAGGGTCATCGAGGGCCTTACCATAGAGAACCGCGTGAAGGTGATGAAGGCCATTCCCGATGAGGTCCTGGCCGAGATCAAGGAATGCCATGTGGTGCTTAAGGGCCCCACCACCACTCCCAAGAAGGGGGATCCCTGGCCGAACATCGAGAGCGCCAATGTGGCCATGAGGCGCGAGCTGGACCTGTTCGCCAACGTCAGGCCGGTGAAGGTCCCGGAGCTGGGAGTGGACTGGATGTTCTTTAGGGAGAACACCGAGGGGAGCTACGTGCTGGGAAGCAAGGGGGTCAATGTCACCGAGGACCTGGCCATCGATTTCTGCGTGGCCACCTCCCAGGGCTCGGACCGAATCATCAGGCTGGCCTTTGACTATGCGGCCAAGAACGGTATCGACAAGGTCAGTGTGGTCACCAAGGCCAACGTCATCAAGACCACGGACGGTAAGTTCCTCAACACCGCCGTTGAAGTGGCCAAGGACTACCCGGGGGTCAAGTGGGACGACTGGTTCATAGATATCATGACCGCGAAGCTCATTGATCCCTACCGCCGCAGCGACTTCAAGGTGATCGTCCTGCCCAACCTCTACGGCGACATACTCACGGACGAGGCCGCCCAGATACAGGGAGGCGTGGGCACTGCGGGCAGCGCTAACATAGGGAAGCGGTACGCCATGTTCGAGGCCATCCACGGCTCCGCCCCCCGAATGGTGGATGAGGGCAGGGCGCAGTATGCCGATCCATCCTCCATGATCAAGGCCACGGCCATGCTTCTCAATCACATAGGCTTCGTGGACAAGGCCAGAAGGTTGGAGATGGCCCTGGAGGTCTGCATCCAGTACGAGAAGAGGAAGGTCATGACGGGGCGTTCCAACGGTGCTACGGGAGACGAGTTCGCGCAGTACGTTCTGGACACCGTCAACGATCCCGACCTGGAGAGCAAGTGGAAGGGGTACCAGCGGAGCAGTTGA
- a CDS encoding zinc ribbon domain-containing protein, producing MSKMIAFNDNYSDDSTEAGFTFTFYCDKCREGYKTQFIPSKTYKKKGFFDSIGKVASAAGSITGKYGLGHAGDVGSDIMSQKYSGMSPAWHQEHEQAFELAQNEARGHFHRCPRCQKWVCDNDWNPEASMCVDDAPLESVEVAAARADKMKRDIQEKADKTEVFTGEIDQRQAICPKCGKPAGQGKFCNNCGAPMGMPKCPQCGAQNPPAARFCSECGGKI from the coding sequence ATGAGCAAGATGATAGCGTTCAACGACAACTATTCTGACGATAGCACTGAGGCCGGGTTCACGTTCACCTTCTACTGCGATAAGTGCCGCGAGGGGTACAAGACCCAGTTCATACCTTCCAAGACCTACAAGAAGAAAGGGTTCTTTGACAGCATCGGTAAGGTGGCCAGCGCCGCTGGCAGCATCACCGGGAAGTATGGACTGGGGCACGCCGGGGACGTGGGAAGCGACATCATGTCGCAGAAGTACTCCGGAATGTCGCCTGCCTGGCACCAGGAGCACGAGCAGGCCTTCGAGCTGGCACAGAACGAGGCTCGAGGCCACTTCCACCGCTGCCCCCGCTGCCAGAAGTGGGTCTGCGACAACGATTGGAACCCTGAGGCCTCCATGTGCGTGGACGATGCCCCGCTGGAATCGGTGGAGGTGGCGGCGGCCCGCGCGGACAAGATGAAGAGGGACATCCAGGAAAAGGCCGATAAGACCGAGGTGTTCACGGGAGAGATCGACCAGCGCCAGGCTATCTGCCCCAAGTGCGGCAAGCCTGCCGGGCAGGGCAAGTTCTGCAACAACTGCGGCGCTCCCATGGGGATGCCGAAATGCCCTCAGTGCGGGGCTCAGAACCCGCCCGCGGCGCGCTTCTGCTCGGAATGTGGTGGCAAGATCTAA
- a CDS encoding MFS transporter, which translates to MEKDIWVRRFFTVWTGQAFSLLGSQLVQFALIWWLTVETGSATILTLALVMGIAPQVFITPFAGALVDRWKRRRVMIVADGLTALLTLALMMLFALGIVDVVHIMVVLLLRSILSGFHWPAMQASTSLMVPQRHLARVNGLNESVRGIASIAAPPLGAVLIAALPMYLVLSVDMITALIAIVTLLAVYIPEVRKAPMETRSTISSELRDAWRYLCSWKGALLLMMIFMLINFLINPAFALLPLLTVQHFGGGVLEYAALESMAGLGMVLGGLVLGVWGGSSRKVVTCMAATGLCGVGVLTIGVLPPNGYIIATIGCLVIGFALPIINGTIVAIMQRGVRADMQGRVLAILGAGVTAMSPMGLLLAGPLSDAVGIQVWFIGGGIVMLITAFGSAFMPVITRMEDREVEEVPLETAP; encoded by the coding sequence GTGGAGAAGGACATATGGGTCAGGCGGTTCTTCACCGTCTGGACGGGCCAGGCCTTCTCGCTGTTGGGAAGCCAGTTGGTGCAGTTCGCCCTGATCTGGTGGCTGACAGTGGAGACAGGCTCGGCCACGATCTTGACCTTGGCCTTAGTGATGGGTATAGCCCCTCAGGTTTTCATCACGCCCTTCGCCGGAGCACTGGTGGACCGCTGGAAGCGCCGTCGGGTGATGATCGTCGCCGACGGGCTGACCGCGCTCCTGACCCTGGCGCTGATGATGTTGTTCGCCCTGGGGATCGTGGACGTGGTCCACATAATGGTGGTCCTGCTGCTGCGCTCCATACTTTCAGGGTTCCACTGGCCCGCCATGCAAGCCTCCACCTCGCTCATGGTCCCCCAGCGCCACCTGGCCCGCGTCAACGGTCTGAACGAGTCGGTGAGGGGCATAGCCTCCATCGCCGCGCCCCCCCTGGGAGCGGTCCTCATAGCCGCCCTGCCCATGTACCTCGTCCTCTCGGTGGACATGATCACCGCCCTGATAGCCATCGTCACCCTCTTGGCAGTGTACATCCCCGAGGTGAGGAAGGCCCCAATGGAGACGAGGTCCACCATCTCCTCCGAGCTCAGGGACGCATGGCGGTACCTATGCTCGTGGAAGGGCGCGCTGCTGCTGATGATGATCTTCATGCTGATCAACTTCCTCATCAATCCTGCCTTCGCCCTCCTCCCCCTTCTCACCGTCCAGCATTTCGGCGGCGGGGTCCTCGAGTACGCAGCCCTGGAGTCCATGGCCGGCCTGGGGATGGTCCTCGGAGGCCTTGTTCTGGGCGTCTGGGGAGGTTCTTCCAGGAAGGTGGTGACCTGCATGGCCGCGACCGGACTGTGCGGCGTGGGGGTGCTGACCATAGGGGTCCTGCCGCCGAACGGATACATCATCGCCACCATTGGATGCCTGGTCATCGGGTTTGCCCTCCCCATCATAAACGGCACCATCGTGGCCATCATGCAGAGGGGCGTCCGCGCGGACATGCAGGGCCGGGTCCTGGCCATCCTGGGGGCGGGGGTCACTGCGATGAGCCCCATGGGCTTGCTGCTGGCCGGCCCCTTGTCGGACGCGGTGGGGATACAGGTTTGGTTCATAGGAGGTGGGATAGTAATGCTCATCACAGCCTTCGGCTCGGCGTTCATGCCGGTCATCACCCGCATGGAGGACCGGGAGGTGGAGGAGGTGCCGTTGGAGACGGCCCCTTGA